In Festucalex cinctus isolate MCC-2025b chromosome 5, RoL_Fcin_1.0, whole genome shotgun sequence, a single genomic region encodes these proteins:
- the ift81 gene encoding intraflagellar transport protein 81 homolog, translating to MSEQLKFIVEQLNKDPFRKNFNLITFDSLEPMPLLQILNDVLAAIDPKQAIDIREEMPEQTAKRMCALLGMLKYKPPGNQSELSSFRQGLVVGSKPAVHPILHWLLQRVPELKKRAYLARFLVKLDVPSEFMADEVISDTYHQYEELVEGFKTSHKECEQLRTSGFSTAEIRRDISAMEEEKGPLIKRVERLKKRVESMSNHQQMLEQARQLRVEKKREEHLAHQKQEQKNQLFQAEQRLQRLQQQVKDMRQAAADASPDSLMKRLEEEIKFNSYMVTEKLPKESEALRRTVQYLQKVTSEPAMGHGDLQELRDKIKEVDSQINQLIEKKMMRSDPIDDKLTLYRQQASIIIRKKEAKAEELQEAREELAAAERELKHRTDEALASNGEEIVRSDEMKRLVAKLRSRGTVYKKKRQEIAELKAEYGVLQRTEEILKQRHEAVQEKLQTLEAEKGISGYSNTQEELERVSTIKSELDEKKGRTLDDMSEMVKQLNSMIVEKKSTLAPIIKELRSLRQQCQVLNQEYEEKKSQYENCAAGLESNRSKLEQEVKALREETAQEENRYHYINCKSEIIEMQIQRAAEEKKAYVSSDVQEKKKAIREVYMKNIADQELLGKKLREKQKLVRESHSANMEQMKMWQDLEQLMECKRQCFIRVQNEASVGQVIQEGGGDRLVL from the exons ATGAGTGAGCAACTAAAGTTTATTGTCGAACAACTGAACAAAGATCCGTTTAGGAAAAACTTTAATCTAATCACGTTCGACTCCCTCGAACCGATGCCGCTGCTGCAGATTTTAAATGACGTTTTAGCTGCAATAGACCCAAAG CAAGCTATTGATATTCGCGAAGAAATGCCGGAACAAACCGCGAAGAGAATGTGTGCTCTGCTTGGAATGCTGAAATACAAACCACCTGGCAACCAATCTGAGCT GAGCAGCTTCAGACAGGGACTTGTGGTTGGCAGCAAACCTGCAGTCCATCCCATCTTGCACTGGCTTCTGCAGCGGGTCCCAGAACTAAAGAAGAGGGCTTATTTGGCTCGTTTTCTTGTGAAACTTGATGTTCCTTCAGAGTTCATGGCTGATGAAGTCATCAGTGACACATACCATCAG TATGAAGAACTGGTGGAAGGATTTAAGACCAGTCACAAGGAATGCGAGCAGCTCAGGACATCAGGGTTTTCAACAGCAGAAATCAGAAGG GACATTAGTGCAATGGAGGAGGAGAAGGGCCCACTAATTAAACGTGTGGAAAGGTTGAAGAAGAGG GTGGAGTCAATGTCCAACCATCAACAGATGCTGGAGCAGGCCAGGCAGCTGAGAGTTGAGAAGAAGAGAGAAGAGCATTTGGCCCACCAGAAGCAAGAACAAAAGAACCAA TTGTTTCAGGCAGAGCAGAGGCTGCAGAGGTTGCAGCAACAGGTAAAAGACATGCGACAGGCTGCAGCTGATGCCAGTCCAGATA GCTTAATGAAAAGGCTTGAAGAGGAGATCAAGTTCAACTCATACATGGTCACTGAAAAGCTCCCCAAAGAATCAGAGGCCCTCAGGCGTACAGTGCAGTACCTTCAGAAAGTGACATCAGAGCCCGCCATGGGTCACGGTGATCTCCAGGAGCTGCGGGACAAG ATTAAAGAAGTTGACTCTCAGATAAATCAGctgattgagaaaaaaatgatgaGAAGCGACCCTATAGATGACAAGCTGACCCTCTACAGACAGCAG GCCTCCATTATCATCCGTAAGAAGGAAGCAAAAGCTGAAGAGCTGCAGGAAGCGAGGGAGGAGTTAGCGGCTGCGGAGCGGGAGCTGAAACATAGGACCGACGAGGCACTAGCCTCAAACGGAGAAGAGATCGTCCGGAGTGATGAG ATGAAACGTTTGGTGGCGAAGCTGCGAAGCAGGGGTACAGTATACAAGAAGAAGCGTCAAGAAATTGCAGAGCTGAAGGCAGAGTATGGAGTTCTACAACGGACAGAGGAGATTCTCAAGCAAAGACATGAGGCTGTCCAAGAGAAACTG CAAACTCTGGAAGCCGAGAAGGGTATCTCCGGCTACAGCAACACTCAGGAGGAACTAGAGAGGGTGTCTACCATCAAGAGTGAGCTAGATGAAAAGAAGGGCCGCACGCTGGATGACATGTCTGAAATG GTGAAGcaattaaattcaatgatagTGGAGAAGAAGTCCACTCTCGCTCCAATTATCAAAGAACTGAGGTCACTGAGGCAGCAGTGCCAG GTGTTAAATCAGGAATATGAAGAAAAGAAATCCCAGTACGAAAATTGTGCTGCTGGTCTGGAGAGCAACCGATCCAAATTGGAGCAG GAGGTGAAAGCATTGAGAGAGGAGACAGCACAGGAGGAAAACCGATATCATTACATCAACTGCAAGTCAGAG ATCATTGAGATGCAAATACAGCGGGCGGCTGAGGAAAAGAAGGCATACGTGTCCTCTGATGTCCAGGAGAAGAAAAAAGCGATCAG GGAAGTATACATGAAGAACATTGCAGATCAGGAGCTTCTTGGCAAG AAGTTACGTGAGAAGCAGAAGCTGGTAAGAGAGAGCCACAGTGCTAACATGGAGCAGATGAAGATGTGGCAAGACTTGGAGCAGCTAATGGAGTGCAAGAGACAGTGCTTCATAAGAGTGCAGAATGAAGCATCTGTTGGTCAGGTCATCCAAGAAGGAGGAGGGGATAGGCTGGTGCTGTGA